CGGCTCCCGGAAGCCCCGGAGCTGCAGGGCCCCTCGGCCGTCAGCATGGGCAATCCGCATGCCATCTTCTGGGTCGAGGACGCTGAGGCCTATGACCTCGCGGCCATCGGTCCGGCCTTCGAGCACGATCCGGTCTTTCCGGAGCGGGCCAACATCTCCTTCGCTCAGGTCACCGGCCCCGACCACATCATCCTGCGCGTGTGGGAACGCGGCGCCGGCGCCACCCGCGCCTGCGGCTCGGCCGCCTGCGCGGCCCTCGTGGCGGCCGCCCGCAAGGGGCTTACCGGCCGCAAGGCCGTGGTGACGCTCCCCGGAGGCGACCTCGTCATCGAATGGCGCGAGAGCGACGGCCATGTGCTCATGACCGGCCCGACCGAGCTGGAACACGAGGGCACCTTCTCGCCCGCCCTGTTCGCCGAGGTGGCCTGATGGCGGTCGAAGTCGTCACCTTCGGCTGCCGGCTCAACACCTACGAGTCGGAGGCCATGCAGCGCCACGCGGAGGAAGCGGGGCTCGGCGAGATCATCATCGTCAACACCTGCGCTGTCACCGGAGAGGCGACCCGCCAGGCACGCCAGTCGATCCGCAAGCTCGCCCGCGAGAAGCCGAATGCCCGCATCGTCGTGACGGGCTGCGCCGCGCAGGTGGAGCCCGAGACCTTCGCGGCCATGCCGGAAGTGTCCCAGGTCGTCGGCAACCATGAGAAGATGAAGGCCGAGACCTGGGCGGGCCTGCGCGATTTCGGCGTGGGTGCCTCCGAGAAGGTTCTCGTCGACGACATCATGGCCGTGAAGGAAACGGCCGTGCACCTCATCGACGGGATGCGCGGGCGCACCCGTGCCTTCGTGCAGGTGCAGAACGGTTGCGACCATCGCTGCACCTTCTGCATCATTCCCTACGGACGCGGCAATTCCCGCTCGGTGCCCATGGGCGCGGTGGTGGAACAGGTGCGAACCCTTGTGGAGCATGGCTCCCGCGAGGTTGTGCTGACCGGCGTCGACATCACCAGCTACGGCAAGGACCTGCCCGGCGAGCCGAAGCTCGGCACCCTGGTGAAGGGCCTTCTGCGCCATGTGCCGGACCTGGAGAGGCTGCGCATCTCGTCCATCGATTCCGTGGAAGCGGACGACGACCTTCTCGACGTGATCGCCACCGAGTCCCGCCTGATGCCGCATCTGCATCTCTCGCTGCAGGCGGGCGACGACATGATCCTGAAGCGCATGAAGCGCCGCCACCTGCGCGCCGATGCCATCGCGTTCTGCGAGCAGGTGAAGCGCCTGCGTCCCGACATGGTCTTCGGCGCCGACATCATCGCGGGTTTCCCGACCGAGACCGAGGAGATGTTCGCCCGCTCCCTCGACATCGTCGAGGAATGCGGCCTGACCCATCTCCACGTCTTCCCTTTCTCGCCCCGTCCCGGCACGCCCGCCGCCCGCATGCCGCAAGTGGCGCGCGACGCGGTGAAGGACCGGGCGCGGCGCCTGCGCGAGAAGGGCGAGGCGGCCTTGCTGAAGCACCTCGCCGGGGAAGTCGGGGCGCGGCGCAACGTACTGGTCGAGACCAACCGGCTCGGCCGCACGGAGGGCTTCACCCTTGTGCGTTTCGCCGGCGAAGTGACGCCGGGCACCATCGTGCCCACAATCATCGCCGGGCACGACGGCAAGGACCTGCTGGCGGCTTAATCTGCGCCGCCACAGATCCCCACCCGCTCCCGCATATGCTCCGGCACCGGCGCCTCGACCGTGATCGGCGGCTTCTTCGGGTAGAGCGGCACGCTCACACTGCGGGCATGCAGGTGAAGGCCTGGCCCGTGAAAACGCGGGGCGGTGCCGTAGATCGGATCGCCGAGAATCGGGAAATTCATCGCCGCGCAATGGACCCGCAGCTGATGGGTGCGGCCGGTGATGGGGCGAAGTTCGAGGAGGGACAGGGCCTCGCCTCGCCCCAGCACCCGCCATTTCGTCAGCGAAGGCTGTCCCTTCGGGTCCACCTTCATCCACCAGCCGCGATCCGGCGATTTCGGCGCAAGCGGCAGATCGATCTCGCCCTCGTCCTCGTGCGGCCCGCTCTCGACCACGGCCCAGTACACTTTGTCGACTTCGCCCTTGCGGAAAAGCTCGTTGAGGCGGGCGATGGCCTTGGGGTGGCGGCCGAGCACGAGGCAGCCGGACGTGTCCTTGTCGAGGCGGTGCGCGGCTTCCGGGCGGCGCGGCAAACCGAAGCGGAGGGTGTCCAAGTGATGAAACAGGGTCTCGCCGCCCTTGGGGCCGGGATGCACCGGCAGGCCGGCGGGCTTGTCGATCACGAGCATCAAGGCATCGCGATACAGCAAACGGTTGACTATCTCTTCCGCATTCATGATGCCTCCGCTATCGAGGCAACTGCGTTAAATCAAGCACAGCGTTCATAAGGCAAAGCGACACTCATGGCCGAAACGAAGCCCGACAAGCCCGGATTTTTCTCCCGTCTGTTCGGGCGCAAGGCTGAAGAAGCCCCCGTCGCGCCGGCGCCGGAAACCCCGCAGGCCGGCGGCGAGCCGGAGGCGATGCCTTCTCCGCCCGCAGCGGCCGCGGACGATCTCACGGCCGCCCCTCCGAGCGTGACCACCGCCTCCCCGGATACGCCGGCGGAGGACAAGGTGCCGCCGGAGCTGGCAGGCGCCAATCTCCAGCCCGTGGAGGGGCTGGACCCCGAGGGTACCAGCCCGCAGGAGCCGCTTCCGCGCATCGTCACCGAGACGGGCCCCGAGCTGCGCGCCGACATCGCGGCGGCCGATTTGCCCGCCTTCGAACCTGCCCCCGCCGAGGTCCTTCCCGTTCCCGAATCGAAGCCCGCCGCTTCCCGCGGCTGGTGGCAGCGCCTGACGGACGGGATGCGCCGCACCTCGTCCTCCCTGTCGGAGAGCGTGACCGGGCTTTTCACCAAGAGAAAGCTCGACGACGCCACCCTGGAGGAACTGGAGGACGCCTTGGTCCAGGCCGATCTCGGCGTGCCCACGGCCATGAAGATCACCGAGGCGATCGCGTCGGGCCGCTACAACAAGGAAATCTCGCCCCAGGAGGTGAAGACCATTCTCGCGGGCGAGGTCGAGAAGGCGCTCCAGCCCGTCGCCCAGGCGCTCTCCATCGACCGGTCCAAGAAGCCTTTCGTCATCCTCATGGTCGGCGTGAACGGGGCGGGGAAGACCACGACTATCGGCAAGCTCTCCCAGAAGTTCCGCCAGCAGGGCCTGACGGTGATGCTGGCGGCCGGCGACACGTTCCGGGCCGCCGCCATCGAGCAGCTGAAGGTCTGGGGCGAACGGGTCGGCGCGCCGGTGCTGGCCCGCGACCAAGGCGCCGATGCGGCAGGTCTTGCCTATGACGCCCTGCAGGAGGCGAAGGCCAACGGCACGGACGTGCTCCTCATCGACACGGCCGGCCGCCTGCAGAACAAGGCCGGTCTCATGGCCGAACTCGAAAAGATCGTGCGCGTGGTGAAGAAATTCGACCCGAGCGCCCCGCACGCCACCCTCCTCGTCCTCGACGCGACGGTGGGCCAGAACGCCATCAGCCAGGTCGAGCTGTTCCAGAAGGCAGCCGGAGTCACGGGCCTCGTCATGACCAAGCTCGACGGCACGGCGCGAGGTGGCATTCTTGTGGCATTGGCTGCCAAATTCGGCCTGCCAGTTCATTTCATTGGCGTCGGCGAAGGCGTCGAGGACCTGGAGCCATTCACCGCACGGGATTTCGCAAAGGCCATCGCCGGGTTAGAAGCAACCTCATGACAGACGAAAAGCGCCTCCCTCCCCTCCTCAAGCTCGCCCTCGAACTCGGGCCGCTCGCCCTGTTCTTCCTCGGCAATGCCTATGGGGACCGATTCGGCTTCGCGGAGAACCACCGCATCTTCGCCGCCACCGGGATCTTCATCGTGGCGACGGTGATCGCCCTGGGGATCAGCTACGCGCTGACCCGCAAGCTGCCGATCATGCCCCTGGTGTCGGGCATCGTCGTGGTGGTCTTCGGCGGGCTGACCCTGTTCCTGCAGGACGAGACCTTCATCAAGCTCAAGCCCACCATCGTGAACACGATGTTCGGGATCGTGCTGCTCGGCGGCCTCTATTTCCGCAAGCCCCTGCTCCAGATCGTGCTCGACAGCATGTTCGAACTCGACGAGGAGGGCTGGCGCAAGCTGACCCTGCGCTGGGCCCTGTTCTTCTTCGCCCTCGCGGCCCTGAACGAGATCGTCTGGCGCACGCAGACCACGGATTTCTGGGTCAGCTTCAAGGTCTTCGGCATCATGCCGCTCACCATCGCCTTCGCCCTGGCGCAGACGCCCCTGCTGCTGCGGCACGAGATCAAGAAGGCCGGAGAGGCTTGACGGCCCTCCGGCCCTGAAGACCGGTTCTTAGACATTTTCCGCGAGACCGGCTAAGCCGCAAGGGCATGTCGCTCATCCGTTCCTCGCTTCTGGTCGGCCTCGGCTCGATGGCCTCGCGCGTCCTCGGCTTCGCCCGGGACATGCTGTTCGCGCAGGCGCTGGGCGCAGGCCCGGTGGCGGATGCGTTCCTGGCCGCCTTCCGCCTGCCCAATCTGGTGCGCCGGATCGTCGGCGAGGGCGGGCTCAATCCTGCCCTGATCCCGGCCCTGAGCGCCCTGGAGCCCGAAGACGCGGCGGCGACGGCCGGCGACGTGCTGAGCGTGTTCGGACTGGCCCTGCTCGGCCTCACGGCCCTCGTGGAAATCGGCGCCGGGCTGCTTGCCTTCGTGCTCGCGCCGGGCCTGCACGACGACGGCGAAACCCTGGCGCTGGTCGCGCTCTATACGCGCCTCTCCTTCCCCATCGTCCTGTCCGTGACGCTCGCCTCCATCGGGGCCGCGCTCCTGAACATGCGCGGGCGCTTCGCCGCGACCGCCCTCGCGCCGCTCGCGGTCAATGGCGGTCTGATCCTTGTGCTGATCGGGATGGAAGCCGGCCTGTCCCTGCCGCTTGCCGAAAAAGCCGCGTGGCTGGCCCTGGCGTCGAGCCTCGCCGGCCTGATCCAGCTCGCCCTCGTGGCCATGGCCCTGGGGAGGGGCGAGACCCCGCTGATCCGCTTCCGGAAACCGCGCTGGTCCCCGCTCCTGAGGAATCTCCTGCTCGCGGGCTTTCCCGTGCTCGTCGCGAGCGGCGCCATGCAGATCTTCATCCTGGCCGCCACCCAGATCGCCTCGTTCTGGCCCTCCGGCGTGTCCTGGCTCTACTATGCCGAGCGTGTCATGCAGCTGCCCCTCGGCCTGATGGCCGCGCTCGGCTCGGGCCTGCTCCTGCCGGAACTCGCCCGCCGCCATCGCGCCGGAGAGACCCGGGCCGTCGTGGCGGCGCAGAACCGGGCCCTGGAGGTGGCGCTGCTGCTTGCCCTGCCGGCCAGCGCGGCTCTGATCGTCCTTGCCCGCCCCATGAGCAGCGTGCTGTTCGAGCGGGGCGCGTTCCAATCCTCCGACGCCGAGGGCACGGCGCTCGTCCTGATGGCCCTGAGCGCGGGCCTCCCCTTCGCGACGGCCGCCAAGGTGCTGAGCCAGACCCTCTTCGCCCGCGGCTCCCTCAAGGTGGTTCTCGCGGCGGCGATGCTCGGCCTCGCCCTCACCGTCGCGGCCTCCCTGCTGCTCGCCTGGCCGTTGGGCCCGACAGGGATCGCGCTCGGCGTGAGCGCCGGGTGCGGCGGCCATGCGGCGGCCGTTGTCCTGGGCCTCAATCGAATTGGTCTCTGGGCGCCGGATCGGGCCCTGGCCACCCGGACCATGCGGATCGTCCTGGCGGTCCTCGCCATGAGCCTGGGTCTCGTGGGCGCGGGCTCCCTTCTCCCGCAGGCGGGAGCCGCGTCCCTGGCGACCCTCTGCCTGGGCGGGCTCGCGCTTTACGCGCTCGCCGCCTGGGCCACGGGCGCCGTCACCCGCGACGATTGGGCCGCGCTGACGAAAAAAGCGTGAGAACCCTTGCATCGTGGCGCGGCCCTGTCATAACGCGCGCCTCGAAGGAGCATCGTCGCGGCGACCGGGTTCCGGTCCGTCGCGGAACGATGCGGAACTTTAGACAATCTGGGGCGGTCGGCGGTTCGGCCTTGCGCGTGCACCCCGTGGGAGTTCAAGACGATGGCGCAGTTCAAGGAGCTGGTGTTCTCGGGCGTTCAGCCCACCGGCAATCTCCACCTCGGGAATTATCTGGGTGCCATCAAGCGCTTCGTCGCCATGCAGGAGACCTATGACTGCATCTATTGCGTCGTGGACATGCATGCGATCACCGTGCCGCAGAACCCGGCCGACCTGACCCGCCAGATCCGCGAGGTGACGGCCGCGTTCCTCGCCGCCGGCATCGACCCTAAACGGCACATCGTCTTCAACCAGTCCCAGGTGCCCCAGCACGCGGAACTGGCCTGGGTGTTCAACTGCGTGGCCCGCCTCGGCTGGCTCAACCGCATGACCCAGTTCAAGGACAAGGCGGGCAAGGACCGGGAGAATGCCTCGGTCGGCCTCTATGCCTATCCGAGCCTGATGGCCGCCGACATCCTGGTCTACCGCGCCACCCATGTGCCGGTGGGCGAGGACCAGAAGCAGCATCTGGAGCTGACCCGCGACATCGCCCAGAAATTCAACAACGACTGGGCCGAATCGATTGCAGCGCACGGCTTCGGCGACGCGTTCTTCCCCCTGACCGAGCCCATGATCCAGGGGCCCGCCACCCGGGTCATGTCCCTGCGCGACGGCTCGAAGAAGATGTCGAAATCGGACCCGTCCGACTATTCTCGCATCAACCTGACGGACGATGCCGACACCATCGCCCAGAAGGTGCGCAAGGCGAAGACCGATCCCGAGCCGCTGCCGAGCGAGGTCGAAGGCCTGAAGGCCCGCCCCGAGGCGGAAAACCTCGTGGCGATCTACGCGGCCCTCATGGACACCACGCCCGACGAGGTGCTGCGCCAGCACGGCGGCTCCCAGTTTTCCGGCTTCAAAGCCGCCCTCGTGGACGTGGCGGTGACGAAGCTCTCGCCCGTCGCCGACGAGATGCGCCGCCTCATGGCCGATCCCGGCCATATCGATGCGGTGCTGGCCGACGGCTCGGCCCGCGCCCGCGCCCTGGCCTCCGTGACCATGGACGCGGTCAAGGACATCGTGGGCTTCGTGCGCGCGCGCTGATGCCTGGAATTCGCGCAGGGACCGGGCTTGCTCTTGTCGTAGCGGCAGGGCAGCATCTTTCGTGATGCAGGAGAGCAGGCTGTGAGCGGCAAGCGCCGATCCTACGAATCCGGCCACCGGCCCAAATTCATGGTGGTGGTCGACCAGACGCCGGAATGCGCCCGGGCGGTGCATTTCGCCTCCCGGCGCACGGCCCGTACGGGAGCGAGCATGATCATGCTGGCGGTCGTGGACCCGCCCGACAATTTCGAATGGCTCGGCGTCGGCGAGGCCATGATCGAGGAAGCGAGCGAGGAGGCCCAGAAGCGGCTCGACGCCGCCGCCCGCGAGGCCCGCAGCGCCGCAGGCGTCGAGCCGGAACAGGTGATCCGGATCGGCAACCGGGCCGACGAGATCATCAAGCTCATCAACGAGGACGAGGACATCTCCTTCTTGGTCCTCGCAGCGGGCAGCGCCAAGGACGGGCCGGGCCCCCTGGTCTCCACCCTGGCCGGCAAGGCCGCCGCCTCCTTCCCGGTCCCCATCGTCATCGTGCCGGGCAGCCTGACGGACGAGGAAATCGACGCGCTGGCGGGGTAACGGTTCGTCATCCCGGACGGAGCGTCGGCGAAGATCCGGGATCGCCCGCAGGATAAGTCGCTTTGCTCGTCCATCGATCCCGTGTTCTGCTGCGCAGCCCCGGGAAGACGTCTGCGTCCGTATTCTTCCCTTGGAATCGGCCTCATCCCATTCCACATTGAGGCTGGAATCTGTTAGAACGATTCTAACACCCCCACTCGGCCGGCCTTGAACCGGCGCAGAGGACGACAGAAGCGATGTTCATCCAGACCGAAGCGACTCCTAATCCCGCCACCCTGAAATTCCTGCCCGGCCGCGTGGTCATGCCCGAAGGCACCTTCGAAGCGAAGACGCCCGAAGCCGGCGAAGTCTCCCCCCTGGCCCAGCGGCTCTTCGCGGTGCCGGGCGTCACGGGCGTGTTCTTCGGCTACGATTTCGTCACCGTGACCAAGGCGGACGGGGAGTGGCAGCACCTGAAGCCCGCCATTCTCGGCGCGATCATGGAGCATTTCATGACCGGCGCGCCGCTCTTCGCCAACGGCTACGGCGCTAGCCAAGAGGACGGCGAGGAGTTCTTCGACGATGCCGACGCCGCTACGGTCGAGACCATCAAGGAGCTGCTCGAGACCCGCATCCGCCCGGCGGTGGCGGGCGACGGCGGCGACATCACGTTCCGCGGCTTCAAGGACGGCACCGTGTACCTCGTCATGAAGGGCGCGTGCTCGGGCTGCCCGTCCTCGACCGCCACCCTGCGTCACGGCATCCAGAACCTGCTGCGCCACTTCCTGCCGGACGTGCGCGAGGTGCAGGCCGTTTGATCCGATCTTAAGAATTCCGTTAGGAAAGCGCGGCTTTGTTCAGCCGCGCTTTTTCTTTGGAGACCGTCCGTTGCCCGCCCTGTCCGACATCGCCCTGGACCAGCTCTTCCGCGAAGCCCGCACCCATCGCTGGTGGGAGGATCGCGCGATCCCGGACGCGACCCTGCGCGAGATCGCCGACCTCGCCAAGCTGGGGCCGACGAGCGCCAATTCCACGCCCGGCCGCTTCGTCTTCGTGGTGTCGCGGGAGGCCAAGGAGAGGCTCAGGCCTCATCTCGACGAGGGTAATGTGCGCCAGACCATGAGCGCGCCCGCCACCGTGATCGTGGCCTACGACACCGAATTCTATGAGAAGCTCGCCACCCTCGCGCCGAACAGCCCCGATGCGCGCAGCTGGTTCGCCGGCAAGCCGGAGGCCATCGAGCGGACGGGTTTCCAGGGCTCGTGCCTCCAGGGCGCCTATCTCGTCATGGCGGCCCGGGCGCTCGGGCTCGATTGCGGGCCCATGGGCGGCTTCTCCCGCCACGGGGTCGACGAAGCCTTCTTCCCCGACGGCCGGTTCAAGTCGAATTTTCTCGTCAATCTCGGCTACGG
This region of Microvirga mediterraneensis genomic DNA includes:
- the mtaB gene encoding tRNA (N(6)-L-threonylcarbamoyladenosine(37)-C(2))-methylthiotransferase MtaB, producing MAVEVVTFGCRLNTYESEAMQRHAEEAGLGEIIIVNTCAVTGEATRQARQSIRKLAREKPNARIVVTGCAAQVEPETFAAMPEVSQVVGNHEKMKAETWAGLRDFGVGASEKVLVDDIMAVKETAVHLIDGMRGRTRAFVQVQNGCDHRCTFCIIPYGRGNSRSVPMGAVVEQVRTLVEHGSREVVLTGVDITSYGKDLPGEPKLGTLVKGLLRHVPDLERLRISSIDSVEADDDLLDVIATESRLMPHLHLSLQAGDDMILKRMKRRHLRADAIAFCEQVKRLRPDMVFGADIIAGFPTETEEMFARSLDIVEECGLTHLHVFPFSPRPGTPAARMPQVARDAVKDRARRLREKGEAALLKHLAGEVGARRNVLVETNRLGRTEGFTLVRFAGEVTPGTIVPTIIAGHDGKDLLAA
- a CDS encoding RluA family pseudouridine synthase encodes the protein MNAEEIVNRLLYRDALMLVIDKPAGLPVHPGPKGGETLFHHLDTLRFGLPRRPEAAHRLDKDTSGCLVLGRHPKAIARLNELFRKGEVDKVYWAVVESGPHEDEGEIDLPLAPKSPDRGWWMKVDPKGQPSLTKWRVLGRGEALSLLELRPITGRTHQLRVHCAAMNFPILGDPIYGTAPRFHGPGLHLHARSVSVPLYPKKPPITVEAPVPEHMRERVGICGGAD
- the ftsY gene encoding signal recognition particle-docking protein FtsY — its product is MAETKPDKPGFFSRLFGRKAEEAPVAPAPETPQAGGEPEAMPSPPAAAADDLTAAPPSVTTASPDTPAEDKVPPELAGANLQPVEGLDPEGTSPQEPLPRIVTETGPELRADIAAADLPAFEPAPAEVLPVPESKPAASRGWWQRLTDGMRRTSSSLSESVTGLFTKRKLDDATLEELEDALVQADLGVPTAMKITEAIASGRYNKEISPQEVKTILAGEVEKALQPVAQALSIDRSKKPFVILMVGVNGAGKTTTIGKLSQKFRQQGLTVMLAAGDTFRAAAIEQLKVWGERVGAPVLARDQGADAAGLAYDALQEAKANGTDVLLIDTAGRLQNKAGLMAELEKIVRVVKKFDPSAPHATLLVLDATVGQNAISQVELFQKAAGVTGLVMTKLDGTARGGILVALAAKFGLPVHFIGVGEGVEDLEPFTARDFAKAIAGLEATS
- a CDS encoding septation protein A, which gives rise to MTDEKRLPPLLKLALELGPLALFFLGNAYGDRFGFAENHRIFAATGIFIVATVIALGISYALTRKLPIMPLVSGIVVVVFGGLTLFLQDETFIKLKPTIVNTMFGIVLLGGLYFRKPLLQIVLDSMFELDEEGWRKLTLRWALFFFALAALNEIVWRTQTTDFWVSFKVFGIMPLTIAFALAQTPLLLRHEIKKAGEA
- the murJ gene encoding murein biosynthesis integral membrane protein MurJ, with product MSLIRSSLLVGLGSMASRVLGFARDMLFAQALGAGPVADAFLAAFRLPNLVRRIVGEGGLNPALIPALSALEPEDAAATAGDVLSVFGLALLGLTALVEIGAGLLAFVLAPGLHDDGETLALVALYTRLSFPIVLSVTLASIGAALLNMRGRFAATALAPLAVNGGLILVLIGMEAGLSLPLAEKAAWLALASSLAGLIQLALVAMALGRGETPLIRFRKPRWSPLLRNLLLAGFPVLVASGAMQIFILAATQIASFWPSGVSWLYYAERVMQLPLGLMAALGSGLLLPELARRHRAGETRAVVAAQNRALEVALLLALPASAALIVLARPMSSVLFERGAFQSSDAEGTALVLMALSAGLPFATAAKVLSQTLFARGSLKVVLAAAMLGLALTVAASLLLAWPLGPTGIALGVSAGCGGHAAAVVLGLNRIGLWAPDRALATRTMRIVLAVLAMSLGLVGAGSLLPQAGAASLATLCLGGLALYALAAWATGAVTRDDWAALTKKA
- the trpS gene encoding tryptophan--tRNA ligase; the protein is MAQFKELVFSGVQPTGNLHLGNYLGAIKRFVAMQETYDCIYCVVDMHAITVPQNPADLTRQIREVTAAFLAAGIDPKRHIVFNQSQVPQHAELAWVFNCVARLGWLNRMTQFKDKAGKDRENASVGLYAYPSLMAADILVYRATHVPVGEDQKQHLELTRDIAQKFNNDWAESIAAHGFGDAFFPLTEPMIQGPATRVMSLRDGSKKMSKSDPSDYSRINLTDDADTIAQKVRKAKTDPEPLPSEVEGLKARPEAENLVAIYAALMDTTPDEVLRQHGGSQFSGFKAALVDVAVTKLSPVADEMRRLMADPGHIDAVLADGSARARALASVTMDAVKDIVGFVRAR
- a CDS encoding universal stress protein — protein: MSGKRRSYESGHRPKFMVVVDQTPECARAVHFASRRTARTGASMIMLAVVDPPDNFEWLGVGEAMIEEASEEAQKRLDAAAREARSAAGVEPEQVIRIGNRADEIIKLINEDEDISFLVLAAGSAKDGPGPLVSTLAGKAAASFPVPIVIVPGSLTDEEIDALAG
- a CDS encoding NifU family protein encodes the protein MFIQTEATPNPATLKFLPGRVVMPEGTFEAKTPEAGEVSPLAQRLFAVPGVTGVFFGYDFVTVTKADGEWQHLKPAILGAIMEHFMTGAPLFANGYGASQEDGEEFFDDADAATVETIKELLETRIRPAVAGDGGDITFRGFKDGTVYLVMKGACSGCPSSTATLRHGIQNLLRHFLPDVREVQAV
- a CDS encoding malonic semialdehyde reductase, encoding MPALSDIALDQLFREARTHRWWEDRAIPDATLREIADLAKLGPTSANSTPGRFVFVVSREAKERLRPHLDEGNVRQTMSAPATVIVAYDTEFYEKLATLAPNSPDARSWFAGKPEAIERTGFQGSCLQGAYLVMAARALGLDCGPMGGFSRHGVDEAFFPDGRFKSNFLVNLGYGIAEKLHPRQPRLAFEEFCAIA